In Pochonia chlamydosporia 170 chromosome Unknown PCv3seq00009, whole genome shotgun sequence, a genomic segment contains:
- a CDS encoding NACHT and ankyrin domain protein (similar to Colletotrichum gloeosporioides Nara gc5 XP_007279365.1) — protein sequence MSKRPIPIENAPEEGHGRWKRPRTPLNEGLTLPVRSPRRYANEDYTVGWICALVTEYVAAQALLDETHEQPIVSRHDEGDYVLGKFGRHNVVLAVMPGGEYGNSSATATAKDLRNTFPNITFGLMVGIGGGAPSPRNDIRLGDVVVSLPSNGRGGVFQYDFGKTIQNQAFRTTGFLNQPPRILRSAVNGLKAQYKIRGHKFRDTIEDVFKRIPRLKSEYKRPDPTSDRLYKSDFLHPADNGASCTDTCGADPRTLVSRLERKEDEDNPVVHYGLIASADTLMKDAKLRDRLVREKDVLCFEMEAAGLMNNFPCLVIRGICDYSDTHKSKDWQGYAAMTAAAYAKDLLLRISLRDVESLRETRRNSPERIDVTDRESPIDEEKLRLFLNSLRFDTINNRQQLIKDAHAKTCEWLLDEDQYLDWLNPDKLEEHQGFLWIKGKPGAGKSTLMNYAYTKALKKMKNTSVVAFFFNARGHTLEKTMVGMYRSLLLQLLKKIPKLQAVISLPETATSNNYQWSIALLQSMFKQAILGLDRSCVICFIDALDECEEAQVRDMIKFLERLSLSAVSCRINFRVCFASRYYPNISIAKGLTLELEKQMGHTKDITAYIETELKIDDSPTSDEIRFELREKASGVFMWVFLVIDILNTASDRGRCHNLKQKLREIPGTLHELFRDMLKRDEHNKDELLLCIQWVLFARQPLSPRELYFAILAGTVPDVISTLKSGAIPLTTIKKFILDASKGLLELTTSDTPTVQFIHESVKDFLIKDNGLSEICSYADQGFLARSHERLKTCCVDYLGNASVSLVDDETMIIGTFRQAAKIRESRFQESPFLQYAVQNILYHADLAAEQVDQTKFLQNFPRTRWMRLVNIYRQTVHRYQNASLLYILAEQNCGSLIKHQSNSLSCFEIENERYYTPIFASLCTKSHKATRGLLQALAESQGYSSAAPDICEQYDRMTVGISESDELDAVISRRKAPYDICELPYELNNEIIWHAFLIAYNYSDMQVTKTPKGPLIWALENSNRQLLKIMLENGVDIETRIYKDTLLQHATRYDQKALVKFLLEKGADIEAPGETVLQLALSRRNRAMVQLLLDNGAKADYLNAKTQRNLQNAIYCRQEAIVKVLLENGANTEAEDSFGRTPLHEAVACKSAGAAIVALLLEGGANIEAVCLSDLRKWTPLLEATYWGHEAIVKLLLDNGANIEAVDFKGNTPLCLAVADNREEIVALLLERGANTETVYLSASRKWTPLLEATERGNKAIVKLLLENGANTKAVDFLERTPLHVAVAYKSAAIIALLLGNGANMEAVDSEGNTPLRLAVADNSEAIVALLLERGASIESLDPGCRTAVLGLSKLALFTSRHRPTCARPPSPSASPRIVIDLTDTD from the coding sequence ATGTCTAAGCGACCCATACCGATTGAGAATGCACCAGAAGAGGGTCATGGCCGATGGAAGCGGCCGAGAACTCCTCTTAATGAAGGGTTGACTCTACCGGTCAGAAGCCCAAGACGATACGCAAACGAGGATTATACCGTAGGCTGGATTTGTGCATTGGTCACAGAATATGTTGCAGCCCAGGCGCTGCTGGACGAAACCCACGAACAGCCCATCGTCTCTCGTCACGATGAAGGCGATTATGTGTTGGGCAAGTTCGGCCGACATAACGTTGTTCTTGCGGTTATGCCGGGCGGAGAATACGGAAATTCTTCCGCGACAGCCACAGCTAAAGACCTTCGCAACACCTTTCCCAACATTACATTTGGTCTGATGGTCGGCATTGGTGGCGGTGCGCCGAGCCCGAGGAATGATATTCGCCTAGGCGATGTTGTTGTGAGCCTGCCCAGTAACGGAAGGGGTGGTGTATTTCAATACGACTTTGGAAAAACTATACAGAACCAGGCTTTCCGCACAACGGGTTTCTTGAACCAGCCTCCAAGAATCTTAAGAAGTGCAGTAAATGGCTTGAAGGCACAATACAAAATCCGCGGCCATAAGTTTAGGGATACTATTGAAGACGTATTCAAGCGAATTCCAAGACTCAAGTCAGAATACAAGCGTCCAGATCCTACCAGCGACAGGCTATACAAAAGCGATTTCCTACACCCTGCTGATAATGGTGCCAGCTGTACAGATACATGTGGTGCAGATCCACGAACTTTGGTCAGTCGTTTGGAACGaaaggaagacgaagacaaCCCGGTGGTCCATTATGGCCTGATTGCTTCCGCAGACACATTGATgaaggatgccaagctcAGGGATAGGCTCGTCAGAGAAAAAGACGTGCTctgttttgaaatggaagcAGCAGGACTAATGAATAACTTTCCCTGTTTAGTCATACGCGGCATATGTGATTACTCAGACACACATAAAAGCAAAGATTGGCAGGGTTACGCAGCTATGACGGCGGCTGCATATGCAAAAGATCTTCTCCTGAGGATTTCTCTTCGTGATGTTGAGAGCCTACGGGAAACGAGACGTAATTCACCAGAGAGGATCGACGTCACCGATCGAGAATCTCCTATTGACGAGGAGAAGTTACGCCTGTTTCTAAACTCACTGCGTTTTGATACGATCAACAATCGTCAACAATTGATCAAGGATGCTCATGCAAAAACTTGTGAGTGGCTGTTAGACGAGGACCAATACCTTGACTGGTTAAATCCTGACAAACTCGAAGAGCACCAGGGATTTTTATGGATCAAAGGAAAGCCAGGGGCTGGAAAATCTACCTTGATGAATTATGCTTACACTAAAGCTCTaaagaagatgaaaaacACATCGGTTgtggccttcttcttcaacgcgCGTGGTCATACTCTGGAGAAAACTATGGTTGGAATGTATCGATCTCTGCTGTTACAACTTCTCAAGAAGATACCAAAGCTTCAAGCTGTTATTAGTCTTCCTGAGACGGCGACGTCGAACAATTATCAATGGAGCATTGCACTACTTCAATCGATGTTCAAGCAAGCGATATTAGGTCTTGACCGGTCCTGTGTTATCTGCTTTATCGACGCCTTAGACGAATGTGAGGAGGCTCAAGTGCGAGACATGATAAAATTCCTTGAGcgcttgagcttgtctgcTGTATCATGTCGGATCAATTTCAGGGTCTGTTTTGCCAGCCGTTATTACCCAAACATCTCGATAGCAAAGGGACTCACACTTGAGCTCGAAAAGCAAATGGGGCATACTAAAGACATAACAGCCTATATCGAGACCgagttgaagattgatgaTAGTCCAACTTCAGACGAAATCCGTTTTGAACTTAGAGAAAAGGCATCTGGGGTGTTTATGTGGGTGTTTCTCGTTATCGACATATTGAACACGGCGTCTGATAGGGGTCGTTGCCATAATCTTAAGCAAAAGTTACGAGAAATTCCTGGGACGTTACACGAGTTATTTCGAGATATGCTAAAGCGGGATGAGCATAATAAAgatgagcttcttctttgtatTCAGTGGGTACTGTTCGCAAGGCAGCCGCTTAGTCCCAGAGAGTTATACTTTGCCATACTTGCTGGCACTGTACCGGACGTCATTTCAACCCTGAAATCAGGAGCAATTCCATTGACTACTATCAAAAAGTTCATtcttgatgcctccaaggGTCTGCTGGAGCTTACGACGTCCGATACTCCGACTGTCCAATTCATACACGAATCTGTCAAAGACTTTCTTATCAAGGATAATGGGCTAAGCGAGATATGCTCTTATGCTGATCAAGGCTTTCTGGCGAGGAGTCATGAACGACTCAAAACCTGCTGTGTTGACTATCTTGGCAATGCCTCGGTGTCACTAGTCGACGATGAAACTATGATTATAGGAACATTCCGGCAAGCTGCAAAGATTCGCGAGTCTAGATTTCAAGAATCACCGTTCCTTCAATACGCTGTACAGAACATCTTGTACCATGCTGATCTTGCAGCGGAACAAGTAGACCAAACCAAGTTTTTACAGAATTTTCCCCGTACAAGGTGGATGCGACTTGTCAACATATACCGACAAACCGTGCATAGGTATCAAAATGCAAGCTTACTCTACATTTTGGCAGAGCAAAACTGCGGGTCACTCATCAAACATCAGTCGAACAGCCTCTCCTGCTTTGAAATCGAGAATGAGCGATACTACACGCCAATATTCGCATCATTGTGCACGAAGAGCCACAAGGCAACACGCGGTCTTTTGCAGGCTTTAGCTGAAAGTCAAGGCTATTCATCTGCCGCACCTGACATTTGTGAACAATACGATAGGATGACAGTTGGCATTTCAGAGTCGGATGAACTTGATGCCGTGATATCGCGACGAAAAGCACCATATGATATTTGCGAATTACCCTACGAACTAAACAATGAGATTATATGGCACGCATTTCTTATTGCATACAACTACAGCGACATGCAGGTAACGAAGACGCCCAAAGGCCCATTGATTTGGGCTCTGGAAAATAGTAATAGGCAACTACTTAAGATCATGCTTGAGAATGGCGTCGATATTGAGACAAGGATTTACAAGGACACGTTACTGCAACATGCTACACGTTACGACCAAAAGGCACTAGTCAAGTTTCTTTTGGAAAAGGGCGCCGATATTGAGGCGCCGGGTGAGACGGTGCTCCAGCTTGCTTTATCAAGAAGAAACCGTGCAATGGTCCAGCTACTTTTAGACAATGGCGCTAAGGCGGACTACTTAAATGCCAAGACTCAGCGCAATCTACAAAATGCTATTTATTGCAGACAAGAAGCCATAGTCAAGGTGCTTCTGGAAAACGGTGCCAATACGGAAGCAGAAGATTCCTTCGGGAGGACGCCGCTACACGAAGCTGTAGCCTGTAAAAGTGCGGGTGCGGCAATCGTCGCCTTGCTTCTGGAAGGGGGTGCCAATATAGAAGCAGTATGTTTGAGTGATTTAAGGAAGTGGACACCATTGCTGGAGGCAACTTACTGGGGACATGAAGCAATAGTCAAGTTGCTTCTGGACAACGGTGCTAATATAGAAGCAGTAGATTTTAAGGGGAATACGCCGCTATGCCTAGCTGTAGCCGATAACAGAGAGGAAATCGTCGCCTTGCTTCTCGAAAGGGGTGCTAATACGGAAACAGTATATTTAAGTGCTTCAAGAAAATGGACACCATTGCTAGAGGCAACTGAACGGGGAAATAAAGCAATAGTTAAGTTGCTTCTGGAAAACGGTGCCAATACGAAAGCAGTAGATTTCCTCGAAAGGACGCCGCTACACGTAGCTGTAGCCTATAAAAGTGCGGCAATTATCGCCTTGCTTCTGGGAAACGGTGCCAATATGGAAGCAGTAGATTCCGAGGGGAATACGCCGCTACGCCTAGCTGTGGCCGATAACAGTGAGGCAATCGTCGCCTTGCTTCTGGAAAGGGGTGCCAGTATTGAGTCACTCGATCCTGGTTGTAGGACTGCGGTGCTCGGCTTGTCAAAGCTGGCACTCTTTACGAGTCGGCATCGACCTACATGTGCAAGGCCTCCCAGTCCGTCAGCATCGCCACGTATAGTCATTGATCTAACCGACACGGACTGA
- a CDS encoding heat-labile enterotoxin, A chain (similar to Metarhizium robertsii ARSEF 23 XP_007816336.1) has product MRFKHVLALLGFAVMAAAYSEVGIYERFYFYYAYKLDSMIVGQPLIAAGCKNCNFNEFINFIEGNEGNKIRKVSAEHFPDVEKTAKLYEASGAATQVREGRVYNGAKDYGELFELVRKRLEFLQWEGSYEYPGLTGEKLATQVAEVKTNIMHSMKQVWQGRVRAALTSFKPYEGFKIIPTADGKSVDIAATLEVEENKGAMTKAKLEELWGEHTKTYKGADMVKEFKPLKDWHPAIVETEGIISMKSSLQGAAKSGWLTNANWLVKKWRNSYDLGHSRNVDSVGDTYKALEPQLCPNTASRRDFGILRKRQAFCIRAAKIKETMDVEPKGLDTEVKPGEGKLGQKHIPASEGQVKRANSVSENAFEKSTEKRLGKVPSSFEKKYGTSSFKTLRTKALGYKPLEPNSPKLRSGGTGLGKVGKALGAVGAVLYVKDIVDAFRDNVSPLHFFATITSIVPFLGCATDAAASAEDKAPVGFIVAEGVLCNVADALLLTPFWPVGVAVHIVRAVVKLFRAPPTPPTVLELVEKRDAAWAQALEDIYRYMYSAYEMNSKSSFAFKTGNALFFDSLNVLSESADTVGSLNATGSAELFDPNLFPDQNAVPDAAELETGSKEAIEKLQEEEWEAVLRRQRHTLLRTAIATANGSLFELDKAAVDVNTKFINYIESKEFKDIYPNNGWQGAKILAFFKNWATAMSKYPGLVPGVPSAQLFAPPVGDDPDFEYPDIYTFIEKRVQETSDYVRSKPPVLPRALDVAYILGQSKALLNIPNDTLSPMSFLKVEVSQVSEKPLSSLYLQTLVVRHTREIVEIMYGRVKEEKLKDSDFAVENPELLNKFRLLIAMKLGAVHDADRVAEIKRRHPSGYAPELLNHRGLVRSITPYIPVFQEDPTDPVPVSYYLSMVSGLEKTLVDEALHTKVAKYVETQDEAMKNYWEQQKKHFNSLKGIVDKIASVRSRAPPTPSEFLAKYQPVCVGKGQDDKTCQYLVEACYFGESIGDEFVNLCMDDALSLEKTRANKAELCAKFPSYKSCELAIQDCDNTYRNSMYTVLFECAAKAAPDREAEYAKMAAE; this is encoded by the coding sequence ATGCGGTTCAAGCATGTTCTAGCCCTCTTAGGCTTCGCCGTCATGGCAGCCGCCTACTCTGAGGTTGGCATCTACGAGCGATTCTATTTCTACTATGCTTATAAACTCGATTCCATGATCGTGGGGCAGCCATTAATTGCCGCCGGATGCAAAAATTGCAATTTTAATGAGTTCATCAATTTCATTGAAGGAAACGAAGGCAATAAGATCCGGAAGGTCTCCGCTGAGCATTTCCCCGACGTTGAGAAGACTGCCAAGCTGTATGAGGCGAGCGGCGCGGCGACTCAAGTGCGGGAAGGACGTGTTTACAATGGAGCCAAAGATTACGGAGAACTCTTTGAGCTGGTGCGAAAGAGGCTCGAGTTTCTCCAGTGGGAAGgcagttacgagtacccgGGTTTGACGGGGGAAAAACTGGCCACACAGGTCGCCGAGGTCAAGACGAATATAATGCATTCCATGAAGCAGGTCTGGCAGGGCCGCGTGCGAGCCGCGTTAACTTCTTTTAAGCCATACGAAGGTTTCAAAATCATTCCGACTGCCGATGGTAAAAGTGTCGACATTGCAGCCACACTCGAAGTTGAGGAAAATAAAGGAGCCATGACAAAAGCTAAGCTGGAAGAGCTTTGGGGCGAGCATACCAAAACTTACAAAGGAGCAGATATGGTTAAAGAATTTAAACCGCTCAAGGACTGGCACCCAGCCATCGTTGAGACTGAAGGAATTATCAGTATGAAATCTTCGTTGCAGGGGGCAGCCAAGAGCGGCTGGCTTACAAATGCAAATTGGCTCGTGAAAAAATGGCGTAATAGCTACGATCTCGGCCATAGTCGCAACGTTGACTCTGTCGGGGATACTTACAAAGCCTTGGAACCCCAGCTCTGTCCGAACACGGCTAGCAGGCGTGATTTTGGAATACTGCGCAAGCGACAGGCTTTCTGTATTAGAGCTGCCAAAATTAAAGAAACTATGGACGTCGAACCAAAGGGACTGGACACAGAGGTTAAGCCGGGCGAGGGCAAGCTGGGGCAGAAGCACATCCCGGCCAGTGAGGGTCAAGTCAAGAGAGCGAATAGTGTGTCGGAAAACGCGTTTGAGAAGTCGACCGAGAAGCGCCTGGGCAAAGTACCAAGTTCGTTTGAGAAAAAGTACGGCACGAGTTCGTTCAAGACGCTGCGAACCAAGGCACTCGGGTACAAGCCATTGGAGCCTAATTCGCCGAAACTTCGTTCTGGCGGCACCGGTCTCGGAAAAGTCGGAAAAGCGTTAGGCGCCGTCGGTGCCGTTTTATATGTCAAGGACATCGTCGATGCCTTCAGGGACAACGTCTCTCCCCTGCACTTCTTCGCGACCATCACCTCCATCGTCCCCTTTCTAGGCTGTGCCACTGATGCTGCCGCCTCAGCAGAGGACAAGGCGCCTGTCGGCTTCATCGTGGCCGAAGGCGTCTTGTGCAATGTTGCCGATGCCCTGCTCTTGACTCCCTTTTGGCCGGTTGGAGTCGCGGTTCACATTGTCAGAGCTGTTGTCAAGCTCTTCCGCGCTCCTCCCACGCCGCCGACAGTCTTGGAGCTGGTGGAGAAGCGAGATGCGGCCTGGGCTCAGGCGCTCGAGGACATTTACAGATACATGTATTCGGCTTATGAAATGAATTCAAAGTCATCCTTCGCCTTTAAGACGGGGAACGCCTTGTTCTTCGACTCCCTCAATGTCCTCTCCGAATCCGCCGACACGGTTGGCTCGCTGAATGCGACTGGCTCGGCCGAGCTGTTTGATCCCAACCTGTTTCCCGACCAGAATGCCGTGCCAGACGCGGCAGAGCTTGAGACCGGGTCCAAGGAGGCCATCGAAAAGCTTCAAGAAGAGGAATGGGAAGCCGTATTGCGCCGTCAGCGTCACACTCTGCTTCGTACCGCGATTGCCACGGCTAACGGCTCGCTTTTTGAACTTGATAAGGCGGCTGTCGATGTGAATACGAAGTTTATCAATTATATCGAATCCAAGGAATTCAAGGACATATATCCCAATAACGGCTGGCAAGGGGCTAAGATCCTTGCCTTCTTTAAAAATTGGGCAACTGCGATGAGCAAGTATCCTGGACTGGTTCCCGGCGTACCTTCAGCGCAACTTTTTGCACCACCCGTGGGGGACGACCCGGACTTTGAATACCCTGATATCTATACCTTCATTGAAAAGAGAGTCCAGGAGACAAGCGATTATGTAAGATCTAAACCTCCGGTGTTGCCGCGGGCGCTAGACGTTGCATATATTCTCGGGCAGTCTAAGGCACTTTTAAATATTCCCAATGATACGCTATCTCCGATGTCCTTCTTGAAGGTTGAGGTGAGCCAGGTATCTGAGAAGCCTCTTTCATCACTATACCTCCAGACACTTGTAGTCCGCCACACGAGGGAGATTGTTGAAATTATGTATGGGCGTGTTAAGGAAGAGAAGCTTAAAGATTCTGACTTTGCCGTTGAGAATCCTGAGCTTCTCAATAAATTCCGTCTCTTAATCGCCATGAAGTTAGGCGCGGTACACGACGCCGATAGAGTCGCGGAGATCAAAAGGCGCCACCCCAGCGGCTACGCTCCCGAGCTGCTTAATCATCGGGGACTTGTCCGAAGTATCACCCCGTATATTCCCGTTTTCCAGGAAGATCCCACCGATCCTGTTCCCGTGTCTTACTACCTATCAATGGTGTCTGGCCTTGAGAAGACTCTTGTCGACGAGGCGCTCCACACCAAAGTGGCCAAGTACGTCGAAACACAAGATGAGGCTATGAAGAATTATTGGGAACAGCAGAAGAAACATTTCAATAGTCTCAAGGGTATAGTGGATAAGATTGCCAGTGTTCGAAGCCGCGCCCCCCCTACGCCGAGCGAGTTCCTCGCCAAGTACCAGCCCGTGTGTGTTGGTAAGGGCCAGGACGACAAGACCTGCCAGTATTTGGTTGAGGCCTGTTACTTCGGAGAGAGCATAGGCGACGAGTTTGTTAACCTGTGCATGGACGATGCGTTGTCCCTTGAGAAGACGAGGGCCAATAAGGCTGAGCTGTGTGCCAAGTTCCCTAGCTATAAGAGCTGTGAGCTGGCCATTCAGGACTGCGATAACACGTATAGAAATAGCATGTACACGGTCCTTTTTGAGTGCGCCGCTAAGGCTGCCCCCGACCGTGAGGCAGAGtatgccaagatggcagcCGAGTAA